A single genomic interval of Penicillium psychrofluorescens genome assembly, chromosome: 2 harbors:
- a CDS encoding uncharacterized protein (ID:PFLUO_004066-T1.cds;~source:funannotate), with protein MAPIVYLIRHGQAEHNVNISKDSHKRPDPGLTATGEEQSKDLCTIFPHHEKISLILASPLKRTVQTAAYTFGPILRERQVPLILVPAAQEIGAFGCDIGQEADALRIQAPEWIREAVRGYDMQHLNMDLIQEGWNRKEGVYAATLAAVREREAALRSWLFQRPESHIALVTHGAFLHYLTDDWATYDRTRGTRYKNCEYRQFEFTSDSNLDDAHLREVGGTRERQRRPSNIEVHVFNSDDLTTC; from the exons ATGGCTCCCATCGTATATCTAATCCGCCACGGCCAAGCCGAGCACAACGTGAACATCTCCAAG GACTCGCATAAAagaccagatccaggccTGACAGCAACCGGAGAAGAGCAAAGCAAGGATCTCTGCACCATTTTCCCGCACCACGAGAAAATATCTCTCATTCTTGCCTCGCCATTGAAACGCACTGTTCAAACAGCGGCTTATACATTTGGCCCGATCCTCAGAGAGCGCCAAGTCCCTTTGATCCTCGTGCCTGCGGCGCAGGAAATTGGCGCCTTCGGGTGCGATATCGGACAAGAGGCAGATGCCCTCAGGATTCAGGCCCCGGAGTGGATCCGGGAGGCTGTGCGGGGGTATGACATGCAACACTTAAACATGGATCTTATTCAAGAAGGTTGGAATAGAAAG GAAGGCGTCTACGCTGCCACATTGGCAGCTGTCCGTGAGCGTGAAGCCGCACTTCGAAGCTGGCTCTTTCAACGTCCAGAGTCACATATTGCGCTCGTCACACATGGTGCCTTTCTGCACTATTTGACTGATGACTGGGCGACCTACGATCGCACGCGCGGGACGCGGTATAAGAACTGTGAGTATAGGCAGTTCGAGTTCACGTCCGACTCCAATTTGGATGACGCGCATCTGAGGGAGGTTGGTGGTACTCGTGAGAGACAGCGCCGGCCTTCGAACATTGAGGTCCATGTTTTTAACAGTGACGATTTGACCACATGTTGA
- a CDS encoding uncharacterized protein (ID:PFLUO_004065-T1.cds;~source:funannotate), with product MAPILVNVLTALLAASVGCEAFDKQTTARGDRSWHEYVRSPKTSIVTPKAILAANTSGDVSNPAGMLGWNRHPTVLTRKQGSDDVPSVIVDFGQNVVGILAISFAGSTNSSAGFPGLKLAFSETQQYLTNVSDFTRSDNLPAGSKITNGTDQIAVANKPFTWKDQTGCQHGDKVCSDGLHGFRYLKITLDALESDSPYTQSYGSVSISNIELEWNAYLGTPDTFTGWFECSDEDLTQWWFDGVYTADMINSKFLANETDPRNSASPTLEGKEVLFDGAKRDRDPYVGDLAVASLTSYLSHDDPASTRNILADLANHQRDDGWIPPASINNYTLDLYDYPMWWVVCTYDFVMYTGETDFAAQYYGVMKKTLDGYFGQNLTATGGLLDKTNGYGDYAFLPRSGKITYYNALYVHALKSAAELASILGHDEDRNAWTARAESVSTKLLARNWDTSVGAFFDGGPCPNNATNSICNVHAQDGNGLAVLAGAVNSSTATSLLDYYARAAARPYGNAFYDNDALSAGFSERVYAFISYFELAARFATKGAASSAFEEIKRLYGWMATHDPKITFWEGIGPGGSPYEQGFTSMAHGWSTGIVSLMSNYVLGVQPTGPGFKTWQICPVVDGGNLTWAQGEVGTPSGPIRVSWKKSHDGSLTLQFDTPRDTSGVICVPTEGFRKDRMTMDGKRVEGEEAHTLGPIATAGDGFKVIKADGGAHTIVVGR from the exons ATGGCTCCGATACTCGTCAATGTGTTGACGGCACTGCTCGCAGCTAGTGTTGGCTGCGAGGCCTTCGACAAGCAAACAACTGCACGCGGTGACAGGAGCTGGCATGAATATGTTCGCTCTCCTAAGACTTCAATAGTCACGCCGAAAGCTATTTTAGCGGCCAATACCTCTGGCGACGTATCCAACCCAGCCGGCATGCTGGGTTGGAACCGACACCCGACAGTCCTGACTCGCAAACAAGGAAGCGACGATGTCCCAAGTGTCATTGTTGATTTCGGTCAGAATGTCGTTGGTATTCTGGCTATCTCTTTTGCGGGATCGACCAATTCTTCTGCCGGGTTTCCTGGTCTTAAGCTGGCGTTCTCGGAGACACAGCAATACCTGACAAACGTTAGCGACTTCACTAGGTCTGACAATCTGCCAGCT GGTTCCAAAATCACCAACGGAACAGATCAG ATTGCTGTCGCCAACAAGCCGTTCACCTGGAAAGATCAAACCGGGTGCCAGCATGGTGACAAAGTGTGCTCCGATGGCCTTCACGGATTCCGATATCTGAAGATAACGCTCGATGCTCTGGAAAGTGACTCCCCATACACACAATCCTACGGCTCagtctccatctccaacatTGAACTCGAATGGAATGCCTATCTGGGCACACCCGATACCTTCACCGGGTGGTTCGAGTGTTCCGATGAAGACCTTACCCAATGGTGGTTTGACGGTGTCTACACGGCCGACATGATCAACTCCAAGTTCCTTGCCAATGAGACGGATCCGCGAAACTCGGCTAGCCCGACTCTAGAGGGCAAGGAGGTTCTCTTTGATGGCGCTAAACGTGATAGAGATCCCTATGTTGGGGATCTGGCGGTGGCTTCGCTGACCTCGTATCTATCTCATGATGACCCTGCTTCGACACGCAATATCCTTGCGGATTTGGCAAATCACCAACgagatgatggatggattcCTCCTGCCAGCAT CAACAACTACACCCTTGATCTCTACGACTATCCAATGTGGTGGGTTGTGTGCACATATGACTTTGTCATGTACACCGGCGAGACGGATTTTGCTGCCCAGTACTACggcgtgatgaagaagacctTGGATGGTTATTTCGGACAGAACCTCACTGCCACGGGGGGTCTTCTTGACAAAACCAATGGATATGGCGACTATGCCTTCCTCCCTCGCTCCGGCAAGATTACATATTACAACGCACTCTACGTTCACGCCTTGAAGTCGGCTGCTGAACTTGCCAGTATACTCGGACACGATGAGGATCGGAATGCCTGGACTGCGCGAGCTGAGAGCGTCAGTACCAAACTGCTAGCACGAAACTGGGACACCTCCGTGGGTGCCTTTTTCGACGGAGGGCCATGCCCAAATAACGCAACAAACTCGATTTGCAACGTCCACGCCCAGGATGGCAATGGTCTCGCGGTGTTAGCCGGAGCTGTCAATTCCTCGACTGCAACCAGTCTACTAGATTACTATGCGCGGGCCGCTGCACGACCGTACGGAAACGCATTTTACGACAATGATGCCCTGTCAGCCGGATTCTCAGAGCGTGTGTATGCCTTCATCTCGTACTTCGAGCTGGCTGCCCGTTTCGCCACCAAGGGCGCTGCATCCTCGGCCTTTGAAGAGATCAAACGCCTATatggctggatggcgacGCATGACCCGAAGATTACATTCTGGGAGGGTATTGGGCCTGGCGGTTCTCCATACGAGCAGGGCTTCACTTCGATGGCACACGGTTGGTCCACGGGTATCGTGTCGCTCATGAGCAACTACGTTCTCGGGGTCCAGCCCACAGGGCCCGGATTCAAGACCTGGCAGATCTGTCCTGTTGTGGACGGTGGGAACCTCACTTGGGCGCAGGGAGAGGTCGGTACGCCGTCTGGTCCGATTAGGGTTagttggaagaagagccatGATGGGTCGCTTACACTGCAATTTGATACCCCCAGAGACACCAGCGGGGTTATCTGCGTGCCAACGGAGGGTTTCAGGAAGGATCGAATGACCATGGATGGGAAACGGGTTGAAGGTGAGGAGGCACACACCCTCGGTCCCATTGCGACGGCCGGAGACGGGTTCAAAGTGATCAAAGCGGATGGCGGGGCGCATACGATCGTGGTAGGGCGTTAA